Proteins from a genomic interval of Rubinisphaera italica:
- a CDS encoding transcriptional regulator, with protein MLSPHSRLEAQESSELPRELVELGVNLQRMPASVQREMSESYDQVVDCVRRRRRILNLVQEALAQLRLDIKYLMFDLEMTRKERDLLRAQLDELDELD; from the coding sequence ATGCTTTCACCACATTCAAGACTTGAAGCCCAGGAATCCAGTGAATTACCCCGTGAACTGGTGGAATTGGGGGTTAACTTACAGCGAATGCCCGCTTCAGTTCAGCGAGAAATGTCTGAAAGTTACGATCAGGTCGTCGATTGCGTCCGTCGTCGGCGTCGCATTCTCAATCTTGTCCAGGAAGCCCTGGCACAGTTGAGATTGGACATCAAATATCTGATGTTCGATCTGGAAATGACCCGAAAAGAACGGGATCTGCTTCGTGCTCAACTCGATGAACTTGACGAACTCGATTGA
- a CDS encoding HEAT repeat domain-containing protein → MSCRIALLLTSVILINLVSEHSTFAQNSSVAPMVRMLESGKIPEERLPTILGLICKRGDAVDLRYVFDKAISAETYSPKTRLVILELLANTTRDRKLKPEGDLTSLGKALESAISDENVAMQKQLIQLIGLWDVKELAGDLEKSLQNPKTPASLSGSIITALANLGGKDARQTIVSLTTSKHSKAVRSQAIEALAGIDLALAADSAAKFLSEATPKDNLNNVIQPFLDRKSGPEALGSALASVEIKPDVAKLAIRTMLTSGRNEAAISDPLSKAAGLDTNMEPLTKEELAQLAQEVQQHGDSARGELIFRREELNCYKCHSIGKSGGNVGPDLSAVGGSSPIDYLANSLLLPSQAIKEAYKTLLIVDIDGLQHTGIVVDQDDDRIILRDAQGKEKTIAVDDIEFEKEGNSLMPAGLTKFLTHQEFLDLVRYLSALGKDPGYTMSADPTVYRWRVYQNPPGKVTGELFDDDSVRNMLFEYAPEKWQPLYAFASGNISMQEAREKTKGNIIFLMAEFEVTVAGNISIDLTSTEGMTIWVDDERISAADLKNLQVDEGSHRLLLRVDRSAYGKQELKAIIRKGENPAAEYTIQVGN, encoded by the coding sequence ATGTCCTGTCGCATTGCGCTATTATTAACTTCCGTTATTCTGATCAATCTGGTTTCCGAGCATTCCACATTTGCCCAAAATTCCTCTGTGGCACCAATGGTTCGCATGCTTGAGAGTGGAAAGATACCGGAAGAACGTTTGCCAACAATTCTCGGATTGATCTGTAAACGAGGCGATGCGGTCGATCTGCGATATGTATTCGATAAAGCGATTTCCGCTGAGACATATTCACCCAAAACCCGTCTCGTCATTCTCGAGCTATTGGCAAATACGACCCGTGACCGAAAATTGAAACCCGAGGGCGATTTGACCTCGCTTGGCAAAGCTCTGGAGTCTGCGATCTCCGACGAAAATGTGGCTATGCAAAAGCAATTGATTCAGTTGATCGGTCTTTGGGATGTAAAAGAACTGGCAGGGGATCTGGAAAAGAGCCTGCAGAATCCCAAGACACCAGCGAGTTTATCGGGAAGTATCATCACCGCTCTGGCGAATCTGGGTGGCAAAGATGCTCGACAGACAATCGTCTCCCTGACAACATCCAAGCATTCCAAAGCTGTACGTTCTCAGGCGATTGAAGCTCTGGCAGGGATTGATCTGGCTCTGGCCGCTGACTCGGCTGCAAAATTTCTGAGTGAAGCGACACCCAAAGACAATCTCAATAATGTCATTCAGCCATTTCTGGACAGAAAATCTGGACCAGAAGCACTCGGCTCTGCCCTGGCAAGCGTCGAAATTAAACCGGATGTTGCCAAATTAGCCATTCGAACCATGCTCACATCTGGTCGAAACGAAGCCGCCATCTCCGATCCGCTCTCCAAAGCGGCCGGGTTGGATACCAATATGGAACCATTGACCAAAGAAGAACTGGCTCAGTTGGCCCAGGAAGTTCAGCAGCACGGCGATTCCGCTCGCGGCGAATTGATTTTTCGTCGAGAAGAACTGAATTGTTACAAATGTCATTCGATCGGAAAATCTGGGGGGAATGTCGGTCCTGACTTAAGTGCCGTTGGCGGAAGTTCGCCAATTGATTATCTGGCAAACTCTTTGCTGCTTCCAAGCCAGGCAATCAAAGAGGCTTATAAAACACTGCTGATTGTCGATATTGACGGCTTGCAGCACACTGGCATCGTCGTCGATCAGGACGATGATCGTATCATTCTTCGCGACGCTCAGGGCAAAGAGAAAACGATCGCCGTTGATGATATCGAATTCGAAAAAGAAGGTAATTCCCTCATGCCGGCTGGCTTGACCAAGTTCCTGACTCATCAGGAATTCCTGGATTTGGTCCGCTATTTATCAGCACTCGGAAAAGACCCCGGCTACACAATGTCAGCTGATCCGACTGTTTACCGCTGGCGTGTCTATCAAAATCCGCCTGGGAAAGTGACTGGCGAATTGTTTGATGACGACTCCGTCCGCAATATGTTGTTCGAATACGCTCCGGAAAAATGGCAGCCTCTGTATGCTTTTGCTTCCGGCAATATTTCCATGCAGGAAGCTCGCGAAAAGACTAAAGGCAATATCATCTTCCTGATGGCTGAATTTGAAGTCACTGTCGCTGGCAATATCAGCATTGATTTGACTTCAACCGAGGGAATGACGATCTGGGTGGATGACGAGCGAATTTCGGCTGCAGATTTGAAAAACCTGCAGGTTGACGAGGGATCGCATCGCCTGCTCCTGAGAGTTGATCGTTCCGCCTATGGCAAACAGGAACTCAAAGCCATCATTCGTAAAGGTGAAAATCCAGCCGCTGAATATACAATTCAAGTCGGTAACTGA